The following proteins are encoded in a genomic region of Myxosarcina sp. GI1:
- a CDS encoding peroxiredoxin, whose protein sequence is MVQLRLGDTVPDFTQASSMGDISFHEWAGDSWVVLFSHPADYTPVCTTELGEVAKLKSEFDKRNVKVIALSVDDTDSHQGWINDINETQTTNVNYPILADSDKKVSDLYDMIHPNANAKVTVRTVFVIDPQKKLRLTLTYPPSTGRNFDEVLRVIDSLQLTDNYQVATPANWEEGEDVVVAPTIPTEEAKQKFPKGVTEIKPYLRMTPQPDK, encoded by the coding sequence ATGGTTCAACTTAGATTAGGCGATACAGTACCTGATTTTACTCAAGCTTCCAGTATGGGAGATATCTCATTTCACGAATGGGCGGGAGATAGCTGGGTAGTTCTGTTCTCTCACCCGGCAGATTACACTCCAGTTTGCACCACCGAATTGGGTGAAGTAGCAAAATTAAAATCTGAATTTGACAAGCGTAATGTCAAAGTAATTGCCCTAAGCGTTGACGATACCGACTCTCATCAAGGCTGGATTAACGATATTAACGAAACCCAAACTACTAACGTTAACTATCCGATTTTGGCTGATTCGGATAAAAAAGTGTCAGATTTATATGACATGATTCATCCTAATGCTAATGCTAAGGTAACGGTTCGTACCGTTTTTGTAATCGATCCTCAAAAGAAACTGCGTCTAACACTAACTTATCCTCCTAGTACGGGGCGTAATTTTGATGAAGTTTTGCGCGTAATTGATTCTTTGCAGCTAACTGATAACTATCAGGTGGCTACTCCTGCTAACTGGGAAGAAGGAGAAGATGTAGTTGTCGCCCCCACTATTCCTACCGAGGAAGCCAAACAAAAATTTCCCAAAGGTGTTACTGAAATTAAACCTTATCTACGGATGACTCCCCAACCAGACAAGTAA
- a CDS encoding CsgG/HfaB family protein, with protein MRHFSGLSKHILLNRNVISITVVALSFNLVNLPVTQAFESNNKFNASPLIIAQNQEKLKVAVLDFDFSSVSDPGLLSIFSGGSKGVSDILVNKLVLNDNYKVIERSQIDAVLREQNLGASGRVDASSAAKIGQILGVQAVIIGSVTQFDLEQKNSGVNVFGIGTGGKKTNAYVRLNVRVIDTNTAEIIMVADGAGTANQSDKSINILGVSSSSNTSNEGKLLTVATDQAVDEVVKSLDANSAKLATSRTTNSTVPALVADISGSTVVLNKGTVNGYKPGMKLTIERVSKEIKDPETGTVIRRLTETIGTIELLEVDNSSSIAKVISGSEFEIGDIAKPSN; from the coding sequence ATGCGTCATTTTTCTGGTCTGTCCAAACATATCTTATTAAATCGCAATGTTATAAGTATTACTGTGGTTGCGTTAAGTTTTAACTTAGTTAATCTTCCTGTAACACAAGCTTTTGAGAGCAATAACAAATTTAACGCTTCTCCTCTAATAATTGCGCAGAACCAAGAAAAATTAAAAGTAGCAGTTTTAGATTTCGATTTTAGTAGCGTTAGCGATCCTGGGTTGTTATCGATTTTTTCAGGAGGATCTAAAGGAGTTAGCGATATTTTAGTTAATAAGTTAGTTTTAAATGATAACTACAAAGTCATAGAACGAAGTCAAATTGACGCTGTTTTAAGAGAGCAAAATTTAGGTGCATCTGGCAGAGTTGATGCTAGTAGTGCTGCTAAAATCGGTCAAATTTTAGGAGTACAGGCTGTCATTATTGGTTCGGTAACGCAATTTGACCTAGAACAAAAAAATTCTGGTGTTAATGTATTCGGAATTGGTACTGGAGGTAAAAAAACTAATGCCTACGTTCGATTAAATGTTAGAGTTATCGATACTAATACAGCAGAAATTATTATGGTAGCTGATGGTGCTGGTACGGCAAATCAATCAGACAAAAGTATTAACATTTTGGGTGTAAGCAGCAGTTCCAATACTAGTAATGAAGGTAAATTATTGACTGTTGCTACCGACCAAGCAGTAGATGAAGTCGTTAAATCATTAGATGCCAATTCAGCAAAGCTAGCTACTTCACGTACAACCAATTCTACCGTTCCAGCTTTAGTAGCTGATATTAGCGGCAGCACAGTTGTTTTAAATAAAGGAACTGTCAATGGTTACAAACCAGGAATGAAATTAACAATCGAGCGAGTAAGTAAAGAAATTAAAGATCCCGAAACAGGAACAGTCATTCGCCGACTCACAGAAACAATAGGTACAATAGAATTATTAGAGGTAGATAATAGTTCTAGTATTGCTAAAGTTATTTCTGGTTCAGAATTTGAAATTGGCGATATAGCTAAACCAAGTAATTAG
- a CDS encoding ferredoxin — translation MNKSPKRVVICLGRSCRKYNSQKVLAAFKQNQDLLAEIELDTVKCLGQCGNGPMVSIEPDGVWYSQVRPKEVPLVIEQHLIGQSPVREMLYPKFHSKK, via the coding sequence ATGAATAAATCGCCAAAGCGAGTGGTAATTTGCTTGGGGCGAAGCTGTCGCAAGTATAATTCTCAAAAAGTTTTAGCTGCTTTCAAACAGAATCAAGATTTATTAGCAGAAATAGAATTAGATACTGTTAAATGTTTGGGACAATGCGGCAATGGTCCGATGGTTTCGATCGAGCCAGATGGAGTTTGGTACTCTCAGGTTAGACCGAAAGAAGTTCCGCTAGTTATCGAACAGCATTTAATCGGTCAATCTCCAGTAAGAGAAATGCTGTATCCTAAATTTCATTCAAAAAAGTAG
- a CDS encoding cysteine synthase A, with amino-acid sequence MDIKNGFVATVGNTPLIRLNSFSEETGCEILGKAEFLNPGGSVKDRAALFIIEDAEAKGLLKPGGTVVEGTAGNTGIGLAHICNAKGYKCLIIIPETQSQEKIDMLRTLGAEVRLVPAVPYKNPDNYVKVSGRLAAEMENAIWANQFDNLANRQAHYETTGKEIWQQTDGQIDAWVAATGTGGTYAGVSLFLKEKNPDIRCVVADPMGSGLYSYVKTGEINSEGKSITEGIGNSRITANMENVPIDDAIQIDDKECIRVLYQLLQKDGLFMGGSVGINVGAAVALAKEMGPGHTIVTVLCDGGGRYQSRIYNPQWLAEKGLSLD; translated from the coding sequence ATGGATATTAAAAACGGTTTTGTTGCCACAGTAGGTAACACGCCTCTGATTCGCCTCAATAGCTTTAGTGAAGAGACGGGATGCGAAATTCTCGGTAAAGCTGAATTTCTCAATCCAGGCGGTTCGGTAAAAGACCGTGCGGCATTGTTTATTATTGAAGATGCCGAAGCCAAAGGATTGTTAAAGCCTGGAGGGACTGTAGTCGAAGGAACTGCTGGTAATACTGGAATTGGTTTGGCGCATATTTGTAATGCTAAGGGTTATAAGTGTCTGATTATTATTCCCGAAACTCAATCTCAAGAAAAGATTGACATGCTCAGAACTTTAGGGGCTGAGGTGCGTTTAGTACCTGCCGTACCTTATAAAAATCCCGATAATTACGTCAAAGTATCGGGGCGTTTGGCAGCAGAAATGGAAAATGCTATTTGGGCAAACCAGTTTGATAATTTAGCCAATCGTCAGGCGCATTATGAAACTACGGGCAAAGAAATCTGGCAGCAAACCGATGGACAAATAGATGCTTGGGTAGCAGCAACGGGAACGGGGGGGACTTATGCAGGCGTATCTTTGTTTCTCAAAGAAAAAAATCCCGATATACGCTGCGTGGTAGCCGATCCTATGGGTAGTGGTCTTTATAGCTATGTCAAAACAGGAGAAATTAATAGCGAAGGTAAATCGATTACCGAAGGCATTGGCAATAGCAGAATTACCGCTAACATGGAAAATGTACCCATTGATGATGCTATTCAAATAGATGATAAAGAATGTATTCGCGTTCTCTATCAGCTATTACAAAAAGACGGATTATTTATGGGCGGTTCGGTTGGTATTAACGTCGGCGCAGCAGTAGCCCTGGCTAAAGAAATGGGTCCTGGTCATACTATTGTTACAGTTCTCTGTGATGGTGGAGGGCGATATCAATCTCGCATTTATAATCCTCAATGGCTAGCAGAAAAGGGTTTGTCGCTAGATTGA
- a CDS encoding tetratricopeptide repeat protein, translating to MSNKYPKFSLWRSQNSLILLTLLLPIGWTITPDTAIAQTSQVEQLPPNSPTREQIEAEADRFFSRTIAQFNLIILVTLALLLTGAIISLWLLRRAVIREVAHLVSTNLEELDAAKTQLNGVTKDLQQILENARQTNTRLEGEVENFHQELNQEREAISELLAKFSETHQQGLTTIDGELGSYRQTLAQLETESDRQLKELQTHTEEQRDLLLQNLANLSSEFSPKLDLIQAEVKEKQQTLVRDLETSASEFAERLMQFQKAAEEKQNSILENLTSQASEFAPQLADLQTEVRQQQATILQELQQAQTTFTEQLSKLQLSARQQKDELAQKLKQFSSQLAPQLTKLQTDLQEQKQQFRINLQSSKTEFTNQLSKLQATARQQKDTLVESLNQLESKFARQLSELQISSEQKVRQQQEAATKNLENLGTELAAKLSNSQSQITRQIDRSLANLQQQERQFSDRLNREDSEIKARKEEILKNLGKLQTELKEQFTAARSQIQQQQESIARNLETLQTDNTKQFSQLYSDAQTQKEKILADLAEINPQDIAASALTEIQQNLQTLSEPLERLQQNHPQLFVDPDEFIQQGNQLLEQNEYQEAIALFDRALELKPDSYTAWNQRGIALRELQRYEGAISAFNKAGRIEPNLPEAWCNRGITLSRMKRYQEAIASYDRAVASDPEYYQAWVDRGVALGMLLKHEPAFQSFDRAVQIQPDSAVAWMNRGMALEMLERYEDALASFDKAVELNPQLIKPWNYKARILIEQQQYEEAIASCDRALKIRSDYAVAYYNKAICYAALDRASEAVDNLKQAIALDAKYRQQAQSDPYFKSLAQNEVFNSIF from the coding sequence ATGAGTAATAAATATCCCAAATTTTCGCTCTGGCGATCGCAGAATAGTCTGATTTTGCTAACCTTACTATTACCTATAGGTTGGACTATCACTCCCGACACTGCAATAGCACAAACATCGCAAGTAGAACAACTACCACCAAACAGTCCAACTAGAGAACAAATAGAAGCTGAAGCCGACCGCTTTTTTAGCCGAACCATAGCTCAATTTAATCTAATTATTTTAGTTACTTTAGCGTTATTGTTAACAGGAGCGATTATATCTTTATGGCTGTTGCGAAGAGCAGTAATTAGAGAGGTGGCACATCTTGTTAGTACCAATCTTGAGGAACTAGATGCCGCTAAGACTCAACTCAACGGCGTTACTAAAGATTTACAACAGATTTTAGAAAATGCTCGTCAAACTAATACTCGGTTGGAAGGCGAGGTAGAAAATTTTCACCAAGAACTAAATCAAGAACGAGAAGCTATTTCAGAACTACTCGCAAAATTCTCTGAAACTCATCAACAGGGATTAACAACTATCGACGGCGAACTTGGCTCTTATCGTCAAACACTAGCACAGCTAGAAACTGAAAGCGATCGCCAGTTAAAAGAATTACAAACCCATACTGAAGAACAAAGAGATCTGCTGCTGCAAAACTTAGCCAACTTGAGTTCCGAATTTTCTCCCAAGCTCGATTTGATTCAGGCAGAGGTTAAAGAAAAACAACAAACATTAGTTCGGGATTTAGAAACATCAGCCAGTGAGTTTGCCGAACGACTCATGCAGTTTCAAAAGGCAGCTGAGGAAAAACAAAATTCTATTCTTGAGAACCTGACTAGTCAAGCCTCTGAGTTCGCGCCTCAACTTGCCGATTTGCAAACAGAAGTTCGTCAACAGCAAGCTACTATCTTACAAGAGCTACAGCAAGCACAAACTACTTTTACAGAACAGTTATCCAAACTGCAATTATCGGCAAGACAGCAAAAAGATGAACTAGCACAAAAACTCAAACAGTTTAGTTCTCAATTAGCACCTCAGCTTACCAAACTACAAACCGATTTGCAGGAACAAAAGCAGCAGTTTCGGATAAATCTACAAAGTTCAAAAACGGAATTTACCAATCAATTATCAAAACTGCAAGCAACAGCACGTCAACAAAAAGATACTCTCGTAGAAAGTCTCAATCAATTAGAATCTAAATTTGCCCGACAACTTTCCGAACTACAAATTAGTAGCGAACAAAAAGTTCGTCAACAGCAAGAAGCCGCAACCAAAAATCTCGAAAATTTGGGGACAGAACTGGCTGCTAAACTATCAAATTCACAATCCCAAATCACTCGCCAGATCGACCGGAGTTTAGCCAATTTACAGCAACAAGAAAGGCAATTTAGCGATCGCCTGAATCGAGAAGACTCGGAAATTAAGGCTCGAAAAGAGGAAATACTAAAGAATTTAGGAAAATTGCAAACCGAACTGAAAGAACAATTTACGGCAGCGCGATCGCAAATACAACAGCAGCAAGAATCGATAGCGCGAAATTTGGAAACGTTACAAACCGACAATACCAAGCAGTTTTCGCAACTATACTCCGATGCTCAAACTCAAAAAGAAAAAATTCTGGCAGATTTAGCCGAGATTAATCCCCAGGATATTGCTGCCTCTGCCCTAACAGAAATCCAACAAAACTTACAAACTTTGAGTGAACCATTAGAACGACTGCAACAAAATCATCCTCAACTATTTGTCGATCCCGATGAGTTTATTCAACAAGGAAACCAGCTATTAGAGCAAAATGAATATCAAGAAGCGATCGCCCTATTCGATCGCGCTTTAGAACTCAAGCCAGACAGCTACACTGCCTGGAATCAGCGCGGTATTGCCTTGAGAGAGTTACAAAGATATGAAGGAGCAATTTCTGCTTTTAACAAAGCAGGTAGAATCGAACCAAATTTACCAGAAGCTTGGTGCAATCGCGGTATTACCTTAAGTCGAATGAAACGCTACCAGGAGGCGATCGCCAGTTACGATCGAGCAGTAGCGAGCGATCCCGAATACTATCAGGCTTGGGTAGATCGGGGGGTAGCATTAGGTATGTTGCTTAAACACGAACCAGCTTTCCAATCTTTCGATCGGGCAGTACAAATCCAGCCAGATAGTGCTGTAGCCTGGATGAATCGCGGTATGGCTTTAGAGATGCTAGAACGCTATGAAGATGCGCTGGCTTCTTTTGATAAAGCGGTAGAGTTAAATCCCCAATTAATCAAGCCTTGGAACTATAAAGCCAGAATTTTAATCGAGCAACAGCAATATGAAGAAGCTATAGCCAGTTGCGATCGCGCCTTAAAAATCCGTTCTGATTATGCCGTAGCTTACTACAACAAAGCAATCTGTTACGCTGCTTTAGATAGAGCCTCAGAGGCAGTAGATAATTTAAAGCAGGCGATCGCTCTTGATGCTAAATATCGCCAACAAGCTCAAAGCGATCCCTATTTTAAGAGTCTTGCTCAAAACGAAGTATTTAACAGCATTTTTTAA
- a CDS encoding AarF/ABC1/UbiB kinase family protein: protein MFALTKNTSRQREIAEVVFRNGWDYARRLLTGNNADEPRLPSPEVLRNILIELGPVYVKLGQLLSTRPDILPGRYVDKLTDLQANVPPAPWIEVENLIRQQLSQPIEAVFASIDREPVAAASIGQVYRATLVGGQQVAIKVQRPGIETVVDRDISLIKSLAELVSFTEFGKDFDIVALANEFTDAIKKELNFTTEAEHTEQLRRILSESNWFDASQIIVPKVYFDLTTPKLMTLEWLEGKPILQAKITPTEKKDEATRRDEITTLLFRAFFKQIYIDGFFHADPHPGNVFYLEDGRVAILDCGMIGRLDPRTQQILTEMLLAIVDLDAKRCSQLTLELAEGGQPVSLERLSNDYDRMLRKYYNRSISQINFSQAFYEVLQVSRNNKIRLPSNMGLYAKTLANLEGLARGFDPEVNFLDQIKPLMVDLFRRQLFGERPLETLLRIGLDLKSLSLRSPRQVELLLDRLSSETLKWNLKIREIDLLSLSIEDSANRLSFSILVGSLIMGAAIISTGSATTQVSIVSNVLFAAASLLGLWLVFSILRSGRLR, encoded by the coding sequence ATGTTTGCTCTTACCAAAAACACTTCTCGCCAGAGAGAAATTGCTGAAGTAGTATTTCGTAACGGTTGGGACTATGCGCGGAGGCTGTTAACTGGCAATAATGCTGACGAGCCTCGTTTACCTTCTCCTGAAGTGCTGCGAAATATCTTAATTGAGTTAGGACCTGTATATGTCAAACTCGGACAGTTACTTTCTACTCGTCCCGATATTTTACCAGGACGCTATGTAGATAAGCTAACCGACCTACAGGCAAATGTTCCTCCCGCACCTTGGATTGAGGTAGAAAATCTCATCCGACAGCAGCTATCTCAACCGATAGAAGCAGTATTTGCATCTATCGATCGCGAACCAGTAGCGGCAGCTTCCATCGGGCAGGTATATCGCGCTACTTTGGTAGGCGGACAACAAGTAGCAATCAAAGTTCAGCGTCCTGGGATCGAAACAGTAGTAGATCGCGATATTTCTTTGATTAAAAGTCTGGCAGAGTTGGTTTCTTTTACCGAATTTGGTAAAGATTTTGATATTGTCGCTCTAGCTAACGAATTTACCGATGCAATTAAGAAAGAGTTGAATTTTACTACTGAAGCCGAACATACAGAACAGTTAAGACGCATTTTGTCAGAGAGCAACTGGTTTGATGCCAGCCAGATCATCGTTCCCAAAGTCTATTTCGATCTAACTACGCCAAAGTTGATGACCCTCGAATGGCTAGAGGGAAAGCCTATTTTACAAGCTAAAATAACGCCGACAGAGAAAAAAGACGAAGCGACCAGACGGGACGAAATTACCACGCTTTTGTTTCGGGCTTTCTTCAAGCAAATTTATATCGATGGTTTTTTTCATGCCGATCCCCATCCAGGAAATGTTTTTTATTTAGAGGATGGACGGGTAGCAATACTCGACTGTGGGATGATTGGCAGATTAGATCCCCGTACCCAACAGATTTTAACCGAAATGCTGCTGGCGATCGTAGATTTGGATGCCAAAAGATGTAGCCAGTTGACTTTAGAATTAGCCGAAGGCGGACAGCCAGTTAGTTTAGAACGCTTGAGCAATGATTACGATCGCATGTTGCGTAAATATTATAATCGCAGCATATCGCAAATAAATTTTAGCCAGGCTTTCTATGAAGTTTTGCAGGTATCGCGCAACAACAAAATTCGCCTGCCCAGCAATATGGGTTTGTATGCCAAAACTCTAGCCAACTTAGAAGGTTTAGCTCGTGGCTTCGATCCAGAGGTTAACTTTCTCGATCAGATTAAACCTTTAATGGTAGATTTATTCCGCCGTCAGCTGTTTGGCGAGCGTCCTTTGGAAACCTTACTGCGTATTGGTTTAGATCTTAAAAGCCTGTCTTTGCGATCGCCCAGGCAAGTAGAATTATTATTAGACCGTTTATCTTCAGAAACACTCAAATGGAATCTAAAAATTCGCGAAATCGATTTGCTGTCTTTAAGTATTGAAGATTCGGCTAACCGACTTTCTTTTAGTATTTTAGTTGGCTCATTAATTATGGGCGCAGCAATTATTTCTACTGGTTCGGCGACGACTCAAGTATCGATTGTCAGCAATGTTTTGTTTGCCGCAGCGAGTTTGTTGGGTTTGTGGTTAGTGTTTAGTATTTTGCGATCGGGAAGGTTGAGATAG
- a CDS encoding sodium/proline symporter, producing MSSQVVIALSFILFLLLFVGVGIYSASQKQNNTTDYLLASRSVNPWLTGLSAFATAHSGGMFISTIGWTYQVGISSVWLLVGWFLGDYLAWFFVHKPLRISSEATGSETIGAFLGQNNQDRSIPIISALVTIAFLGAYAAAQLLAGSKALYAVFGWNYSWGIFLGAVIVVSYCFSGGIRASIWTDAVQSVLMVFAMMMLLFVAISACGGITGMWQQLAAIDPTLVNPIPPNLKFGFALFMLSWLAAGVGVVGQPHIMVRAMVLDNAENIGITRNIYAVSYVVFSTAAVLVGLSARVLLPGLIDGGDPELALPQMATELLPALLVGVILAGIFSAVISTADSQILSCSAALTQDLFPKMSGSYKLVKVGTLIVTAIIVAIALTSNKNMFALGVFAWSALACGLAPLLMLRVWQFSVNSVVGVTMMVVGIATAAIWNGVLGLSGSIYEVLPGAIASFAVYGIARLFTFQKKFN from the coding sequence ATGTCGAGTCAAGTTGTAATTGCTCTCAGCTTTATTCTGTTTTTACTCTTATTTGTCGGGGTAGGAATTTATTCTGCATCGCAAAAACAAAACAATACAACCGATTATTTACTAGCCAGTCGTAGCGTCAACCCCTGGCTTACTGGTCTATCGGCTTTTGCTACGGCTCACAGCGGTGGGATGTTTATCAGCACTATTGGCTGGACTTATCAGGTAGGAATTTCTTCGGTATGGTTGCTTGTCGGTTGGTTTTTAGGCGATTATCTGGCTTGGTTTTTTGTTCACAAACCTTTAAGAATATCCTCTGAAGCAACTGGTTCGGAGACAATTGGAGCATTTCTGGGGCAAAATAATCAAGATCGCTCTATACCCATTATTTCAGCACTAGTAACTATTGCCTTTTTAGGAGCTTATGCTGCGGCGCAACTGTTGGCAGGCAGCAAAGCACTCTATGCAGTTTTTGGCTGGAACTACAGTTGGGGGATTTTTCTTGGTGCGGTTATTGTCGTCAGTTATTGCTTTTCTGGTGGTATTCGCGCCTCTATCTGGACGGATGCGGTGCAGTCAGTGCTGATGGTGTTTGCCATGATGATGCTACTATTTGTGGCAATAAGTGCTTGTGGCGGAATAACAGGAATGTGGCAACAGTTAGCAGCGATCGATCCTACTTTAGTTAATCCCATTCCACCCAATCTAAAGTTTGGTTTTGCCTTATTTATGCTCAGTTGGTTGGCTGCTGGTGTAGGTGTAGTAGGTCAACCTCATATTATGGTGCGAGCGATGGTTTTAGATAATGCAGAAAACATTGGCATTACTCGCAATATCTATGCTGTTTCCTATGTAGTTTTTTCTACGGCTGCGGTTTTGGTTGGTTTGAGTGCCAGAGTATTACTTCCTGGGTTAATTGATGGTGGCGATCCCGAACTGGCACTACCGCAAATGGCAACAGAATTATTACCAGCCTTGTTAGTAGGCGTAATTTTAGCGGGAATATTTTCTGCCGTAATTTCTACTGCTGACTCGCAAATACTCTCTTGTTCTGCCGCTCTAACTCAAGATTTGTTTCCCAAAATGTCAGGGTCATATAAATTGGTTAAAGTGGGAACGCTAATCGTGACGGCAATTATTGTGGCGATCGCTCTAACTAGTAATAAAAATATGTTCGCTTTGGGTGTATTTGCCTGGTCGGCATTAGCCTGTGGATTGGCTCCCTTATTGATGCTCAGAGTCTGGCAATTTTCCGTTAATTCTGTAGTAGGCGTAACTATGATGGTAGTCGGTATTGCTACTGCTGCTATTTGGAATGGCGTTCTCGGACTATCGGGTTCTATTTATGAAGTGCTGCCTGGAGCGATCGCCAGCTTTGCCGTTTATGGCATTGCCCGACTATTTACTTTCCAAAAAAAGTTTAATTAA
- a CDS encoding GAF domain-containing protein, whose product MSEPNDLDKIASEVLELLQAETAVVAVAESNGEVLYYAAAAGKHAAAIKDKRGATATSGLCGTAMNSNCPVLVAKTSGDPRVRQDYVKSLGIETALAVPFQDRDKLLGAIMVLNRVDGSLFDERAEQLLVNYVAKVTPLLYRDC is encoded by the coding sequence ATGAGCGAGCCAAACGATCTAGATAAGATAGCAAGCGAAGTTTTAGAACTGCTGCAAGCTGAAACGGCAGTTGTGGCAGTAGCCGAATCAAACGGAGAGGTACTTTACTATGCTGCTGCTGCCGGCAAACACGCAGCAGCGATTAAAGATAAACGAGGCGCGACTGCTACTTCTGGTTTATGCGGTACGGCAATGAATAGTAATTGTCCCGTATTAGTTGCTAAAACTTCAGGCGATCCTCGCGTGCGGCAAGATTACGTTAAAAGCTTGGGAATCGAGACTGCGCTGGCGGTTCCCTTTCAGGATCGAGACAAGCTATTAGGAGCGATAATGGTTTTAAATCGAGTTGATGGCAGTTTGTTTGACGAACGAGCCGAACAATTACTTGTCAATTATGTTGCTAAAGTAACTCCTTTACTTTATCGCGATTGCTAA
- a CDS encoding DUF1868 domain-containing protein, translated as MDESYQDYINRVARLTLPATCSLQLETIQQSPKFVEGKATSFPGYSIITPPGQEDGANESFYRQIEILQQQLSLSLESNLFVPLPPDSFHVTIADLIWENNYLQAVAENADFESQLRKQVEFSFQQYKDSTSVKTSSQWQLWGVAIRPRAIMACLVPKDRDSYQQIIDLRSSLYQNSGLIGLGIEQQYDFTAHVTLGYFDKIPTSFNRSQLCIILSQMNDRLLDKIEPSIFDIKRIELRKFDTMIDYYRESDWAAVTMNGKP; from the coding sequence TTGGACGAGTCATATCAAGATTACATCAATCGGGTAGCTAGGCTAACTCTTCCAGCTACTTGTTCGTTACAGCTGGAGACTATTCAGCAGTCACCCAAATTTGTTGAGGGCAAGGCTACTTCTTTTCCTGGCTACAGTATTATCACCCCTCCAGGTCAAGAAGATGGTGCTAATGAAAGTTTTTACCGACAAATAGAAATCTTACAGCAACAATTATCGTTATCTTTAGAATCAAATTTGTTTGTTCCCCTGCCGCCCGATAGTTTTCACGTCACAATAGCAGATTTAATTTGGGAAAATAATTATCTTCAAGCGGTAGCAGAAAATGCTGATTTTGAATCGCAGTTAAGAAAACAGGTTGAGTTTAGTTTTCAACAATATAAAGACTCAACCTCAGTAAAAACTTCTTCTCAGTGGCAGTTATGGGGAGTTGCAATTCGCCCTCGCGCAATTATGGCTTGTTTGGTACCTAAAGACCGCGATAGCTACCAGCAAATAATTGACTTACGTAGTTCCCTGTATCAAAACTCTGGTTTAATTGGATTGGGAATCGAACAACAATACGATTTTACCGCCCATGTTACTTTAGGCTATTTTGACAAGATTCCCACAAGTTTCAATCGTAGCCAACTGTGTATAATTCTGTCCCAGATGAACGATCGCCTGTTAGATAAGATCGAGCCATCAATTTTTGACATCAAACGGATAGAGCTACGTAAATTCGATACTATGATAGATTACTATCGCGAGTCTGATTGGGCAGCAGTTACCATGAACGGTAAACCTTAA
- a CDS encoding DUF4278 domain-containing protein, which yields MKLRFLGQAYSATHNCIETTPAQYTAHFLGRSYTPSLPQIKSDPQLGLIKKYRGVAYNA from the coding sequence ATGAAATTACGTTTTTTAGGACAAGCTTATTCTGCTACTCACAATTGTATTGAAACAACTCCCGCTCAATACACCGCTCATTTCTTAGGACGTAGCTATACCCCCTCTCTTCCTCAAATCAAGAGCGATCCTCAACTGGGTCTAATCAAGAAATATCGTGGTGTTGCTTACAATGCCTAA
- a CDS encoding cobalt-precorrin-8X methylmutase → MRLSKNTLNHPILEQSFAIIDREIGKHNLNPQEYAIARRVIHATADFEFLNLLKFSHGAIASGIEAISGQAPIVTDVTMVKQGIQTLVSKTFNNPIVSAIELAPTAIAGRTRTETGLLKCWQEYPQAIYIIGNAPTALLALCEQLSNLQTVPPLIIGVPVGFVSVIESKRTLAELKVPQILTTGRKGGSAVAASILNALVILATETFKG, encoded by the coding sequence TTGAGATTATCTAAAAACACCTTAAACCATCCCATACTAGAACAAAGTTTTGCCATTATCGATCGCGAAATTGGCAAACACAATCTCAACCCGCAAGAATATGCGATCGCTAGGCGGGTAATTCATGCTACGGCAGATTTTGAATTTCTCAATTTACTAAAATTCAGTCACGGAGCGATCGCCTCTGGTATTGAGGCTATTTCTGGGCAAGCACCGATTGTTACCGATGTAACAATGGTAAAACAGGGAATACAGACTTTGGTTAGCAAGACTTTTAATAATCCGATTGTTAGCGCGATCGAACTAGCACCTACTGCGATCGCCGGTCGAACTCGAACCGAAACTGGTTTACTCAAATGTTGGCAAGAGTATCCCCAAGCTATTTATATTATTGGTAACGCACCTACGGCTCTATTAGCTTTGTGCGAACAATTATCTAACTTACAAACCGTACCGCCACTAATTATTGGCGTACCTGTAGGCTTTGTATCTGTAATAGAGTCCAAACGTACCTTAGCCGAACTAAAAGTTCCTCAGATTCTTACTACAGGTAGAAAAGGCGGTTCTGCCGTTGCTGCTTCCATCCTTAATGCCTTAGTGATTTTAGCTACTGAAACCTTTAAAGGATAA